The following are encoded in a window of Primulina eburnea isolate SZY01 chromosome 4, ASM2296580v1, whole genome shotgun sequence genomic DNA:
- the LOC140830310 gene encoding uncharacterized protein, whose protein sequence is MAASTGCFGMRGRCVHPQEHRKAIKLVKCDGEVRIYDRPIKAGELMDEFPKHMVCRFDCFYIGQKIPALPQHHRLQPGHNYFLLPANIFQSTFTFASFLRCSSKFGAAAFQIEKTPGGSLRIKLSEEYGQQQEVLDAGMDKTLIITTPQLRKDYEQLVVLMRRNQWKPKLDTIVEKKSKYSSRSKRIKTRKKESSVLL, encoded by the coding sequence ATGGCGGCCAGTACAGGTTGCTTCGGCATGAGGGGGCGGTGCGTGCACCCACAAGAACACAGAAAGGCCATAAAGCTGGTAAAGTGCGACGGAGAAGTGAGGATCTACGACCGGCCCATCAAAGCCGGGGAGCTGATGGACGAGTTCCCCAAACACATGGTGTGCCGCTTCGACTGCTTCTACATAGGTCAGAAAATCCCGGCTCTCCCCCAACACCATCGCCTTCAGCCCGGACACAACTATTTCCTTCTTCCTGCTAACATTTTCCAGTCCACCTTCACATTCGCTTCGTTCCTGCGCTGCAGCTCCAAATTTGGCGCCGCCGCTTttcaaatagaaaagactccgGGAGGGAGTCTCAGAATCAAACTATCCGAAGAGTACGGTCAACAGCAAGAAGTACTAGACGCGGGGATGGATAAAACATTAATCATCACGACCCCGCAGTTGCGGAAAGACTACGAGCAGCTGGTTGTCCTCATGCGACGAAACCAATGGAAGCCGAAGCTCGATACCATCGTTGAGAAGAAAAGCAAATACAGTTCCAGGAGCAAGCGGATAAAGACGAGGAAGAAGGAATCGTCAGTTTTGTTGTAA